Proteins from one Thaumasiovibrio subtropicus genomic window:
- a CDS encoding AAA family ATPase, with product MYKDFFSLKESPFTIIPSARFLYLSERHREALNHMVSGLADGGGFALLTGEVGTGKTTVLRALISRLEENTQVATILNPSLSANELLASLCDELALSYTDANSLKQLTDTLFDKLKSNEAAGKQTVLIIDEAQHLMPDVLEQLRLLTNLESENRKLLKVVLIGQPELQQLLQQDNLRQLAQRITSRYHLLPLTETEVASYIGYRLQTVDCLETIFNAKSMTVIAKRTMGIPRLINLVCDKSMQIACQQGKRIVTADIAGQACDHVLDWQSLTIDTEPQKNKTTLVAAAIGLALVGVVGYKTYPWFTVPTLQSAQPVAEVEASSVGVSDASTVLVAQSDDIASVVTAALSTAVETTLAETTTVEPIVVMPVQPVSYPDDVWSLVGDERQALRTLARLWGIALAYPQSNCGLLASGPMQCYQSTVSLPLLRMVDKPAVVTLYQQDATLYAVVYAVDENQIELLIDGYKVVVSHDWFESHWLGESLWLWKPPFADTVILPGQSGEPVRWLDQRLALVLGERQLNTRTLTPAMRNRVSRFQQNQLLDADGIPGPMTLMSLQSALRLSGPDLMPLERKITRIDGEYTFAPYPQLPAGNPLLLTAPPETELTSPVLEAPVVAEQVPRRETETVSSGGDNPIELDLSELSPELAKRVQAALEAGEEAERTTSATSTEDAVVAEESSTEPSVVPIGQLPLAVQDRLPTLNFQTHIYASTAGARWVKVNDRELFEGDEIAPGLTLEKIAPNHVEMGFENYLFSMPALSEW from the coding sequence ATGTACAAGGATTTTTTCTCGTTAAAGGAATCGCCCTTTACCATTATTCCAAGCGCCCGTTTTCTCTACTTGAGTGAACGTCACCGCGAAGCGTTGAACCATATGGTTTCAGGGCTCGCTGATGGTGGTGGCTTTGCACTATTGACTGGCGAAGTGGGGACCGGGAAAACAACGGTACTTCGCGCACTGATTTCGCGTCTAGAAGAAAATACTCAGGTTGCGACTATCCTCAACCCAAGTCTTTCTGCGAATGAGTTATTGGCCAGCCTGTGTGATGAGCTGGCACTAAGCTATACCGATGCAAATAGCTTAAAGCAACTGACCGACACCTTGTTTGATAAGTTGAAAAGTAATGAGGCGGCCGGCAAGCAAACGGTGCTCATAATTGATGAAGCCCAACATTTGATGCCCGATGTGCTTGAGCAGTTGCGCTTACTGACGAACCTTGAGAGCGAGAATCGTAAGTTATTAAAAGTGGTGCTGATCGGCCAGCCTGAACTCCAGCAGCTTTTACAGCAAGATAATTTGCGTCAGCTAGCGCAGCGTATTACCTCTCGCTACCACCTGCTGCCGTTAACCGAGACCGAAGTCGCCAGTTACATTGGTTATCGCTTACAAACAGTCGATTGCCTAGAGACAATTTTTAATGCTAAGTCGATGACGGTGATTGCCAAACGCACCATGGGTATTCCGCGTTTGATTAATCTGGTTTGCGATAAGTCGATGCAGATTGCTTGCCAGCAGGGTAAGCGCATCGTGACGGCAGATATTGCAGGGCAAGCCTGTGATCACGTCCTTGATTGGCAATCTTTAACGATAGATACCGAGCCGCAAAAAAACAAAACCACCCTAGTGGCAGCCGCTATCGGGCTTGCGCTAGTTGGGGTGGTTGGTTACAAAACCTATCCTTGGTTTACCGTGCCAACATTGCAATCAGCACAACCTGTTGCCGAGGTTGAAGCCTCCTCTGTCGGTGTCAGCGATGCCAGTACGGTATTGGTTGCTCAATCTGATGACATTGCCTCAGTGGTTACGGCGGCGCTATCAACAGCAGTTGAGACGACGCTAGCAGAAACGACCACTGTTGAGCCCATCGTTGTCATGCCAGTACAACCAGTAAGTTACCCCGATGATGTTTGGTCGCTGGTGGGCGACGAACGACAAGCATTGCGTACACTCGCAAGGCTGTGGGGGATTGCGTTGGCATATCCCCAGTCTAATTGTGGCTTATTGGCCAGTGGGCCGATGCAGTGTTATCAAAGTACGGTTTCACTCCCTTTGCTGCGGATGGTCGATAAGCCTGCGGTCGTGACGCTTTATCAACAAGATGCCACACTTTATGCGGTGGTTTATGCGGTTGATGAAAATCAAATCGAGCTACTGATTGACGGCTATAAGGTTGTTGTGAGCCATGACTGGTTTGAATCACATTGGTTGGGCGAGTCGTTATGGCTTTGGAAGCCGCCGTTTGCTGACACGGTCATTTTACCAGGTCAAAGTGGTGAGCCAGTAAGATGGCTTGATCAACGTTTGGCATTGGTACTGGGTGAGCGCCAGCTCAACACTCGTACCTTGACGCCGGCTATGCGAAATCGTGTGTCGCGCTTCCAGCAGAATCAACTGTTAGACGCAGATGGAATTCCGGGGCCGATGACCTTGATGTCATTGCAGTCCGCCCTGAGGTTGTCTGGTCCTGATTTGATGCCTCTGGAGCGCAAGATCACGCGCATTGATGGCGAATATACCTTTGCACCTTACCCTCAGCTGCCGGCCGGAAATCCCTTGCTGTTAACCGCACCGCCTGAAACAGAGCTCACCTCTCCCGTATTGGAAGCCCCAGTGGTTGCAGAGCAAGTACCTCGACGAGAGACAGAGACGGTGAGTTCGGGCGGTGATAACCCCATAGAGCTTGATCTGTCGGAACTTTCCCCTGAGCTGGCGAAACGCGTGCAAGCCGCACTAGAGGCCGGTGAGGAGGCAGAGCGCACGACATCGGCAACGTCCACAGAAGACGCTGTGGTTGCGGAAGAATCAAGCACAGAGCCGAGTGTTGTTCCTATTGGTCAATTGCCTTTGGCTGTACAAGATCGCTTGCCAACCTTGAACTTTCAAACCCATATTTATGCCTCTACAGCGGGTGCGCGTTGGGTGAAAGTGAATGACCGAGAGTTGTTTGAAGGTGATGAAATCGCACCTGGCCTAACTTTAGAGAAGATAGCGCCGAACCATGTTGAGATGGGGTTCGAAAACTATCTCTTCAGTATGCCAGCATTATCAGAGTGGTAA
- a CDS encoding multifunctional CCA addition/repair protein produces METFLVGGAVRDTLLGLTVKDRDWVVVGAHPQQMLDLGYTQVGQDFPVFLHPETREEHALARTERKSGSGYTGFTVYAAPDVTLEQDLIRRDLTINAMAQDAKGNIHDPFNGQQDLEAKRLRHVSAAFSEDPLRVLRVARFAARYANLGFHVAPETLTLMIDMSVSGELSALTAERVWQEWHKSLTSERPDVFLETLRFSGALHVIMPEIDALFGVPQPEQHHPEIDCGIHTLLVAKQAATESDDPEVRFAAQLHDLGKGTTPKEEWPRHIAHEKRGIKLVKQLCHRLKVPNSYRDLALIVCAEHTNIHRAMELKPSTLTNLFDRIDAWRKPERVEKLVTACRADSRGRIGFEDNAYPQADYVLACFTAAQAVDVKPIVTAGYKGADIKAELNRQRAEAVASVKAQQVTD; encoded by the coding sequence ATGGAAACTTTTCTTGTAGGTGGCGCGGTACGTGACACCCTACTCGGTTTAACCGTAAAAGATCGTGACTGGGTCGTTGTCGGCGCGCATCCGCAACAAATGCTGGATCTCGGTTACACACAAGTTGGACAGGACTTCCCTGTATTCCTTCATCCAGAAACAAGAGAAGAACATGCACTGGCGCGTACCGAACGTAAATCTGGTTCAGGTTATACGGGCTTCACCGTCTACGCGGCGCCGGATGTCACCCTAGAGCAAGATTTGATCCGCCGCGATCTGACCATTAATGCCATGGCTCAGGATGCCAAAGGCAATATTCATGATCCTTTCAATGGTCAGCAAGATCTTGAAGCCAAACGCCTACGTCATGTTTCCGCCGCATTTAGCGAGGATCCTCTTCGAGTACTCCGCGTGGCACGTTTTGCAGCGCGCTATGCCAATCTCGGTTTCCATGTCGCTCCAGAGACACTTACACTAATGATCGACATGTCGGTCTCTGGGGAGCTCTCTGCGCTAACCGCTGAGCGCGTGTGGCAAGAGTGGCATAAATCACTGACGAGCGAACGCCCTGATGTCTTTTTAGAGACGCTACGATTCAGTGGCGCGTTGCATGTCATCATGCCTGAAATTGATGCCCTTTTCGGTGTGCCTCAGCCGGAACAACATCATCCAGAAATTGATTGTGGCATCCATACTTTGCTTGTCGCTAAGCAAGCCGCCACTGAAAGCGATGATCCTGAGGTCCGATTTGCGGCGCAACTCCATGATCTAGGAAAAGGAACGACACCTAAAGAGGAGTGGCCGCGACACATTGCTCATGAAAAACGTGGCATTAAGTTGGTCAAGCAACTCTGTCACCGTCTCAAAGTCCCCAACAGTTACCGAGATCTAGCGTTAATTGTTTGTGCAGAACACACCAATATTCATCGCGCGATGGAACTCAAACCGAGTACGCTGACGAACTTGTTTGATCGCATTGATGCATGGCGAAAACCAGAGCGCGTAGAAAAATTGGTGACTGCGTGTCGAGCCGATAGCCGAGGTCGAATCGGTTTTGAGGACAACGCTTACCCTCAAGCAGACTATGTGTTGGCGTGTTTCACTGCGGCACAAGCCGTCGATGTCAAACCAATCGTCACCGCTGGGTATAAAGGTGCTGATATAAAAGCGGAATTAAATCGACAACGCGCAGAAGCCGTAGCGTCGGTTAAAGCTCAGCAAGTCACCGATTAA
- a CDS encoding undecaprenyl-diphosphate phosphatase, translating to MSAIEAFVLALIQGLTEFLPISSSAHLILPSAVLGWDDQGLAFDVAVHVGSLAAVMIYFRKEVVALFTAWIASMFKGDRSPEAKLAWLIIVATLPAGILGFVLDDFIDAYLRSAYVIACTTIVFGLLLWWADKTSRLEYNEYQATWKKALIIGFAQAAAMIPGTSRSGATMTAALFLGFNREAAARFSFLMSMPIILAAGGYLGAKTVATGATIAMMPLLVGIFVSFASAYACIHLFLKLVTRVGMLPFVIYRLALGVFLMGFLLLGS from the coding sequence ATGAGCGCTATTGAAGCTTTTGTGTTGGCTTTGATTCAGGGCCTGACGGAGTTCTTACCTATCTCCAGTTCAGCGCACCTGATCTTGCCTTCAGCAGTGTTAGGTTGGGACGATCAAGGGTTAGCGTTTGATGTCGCGGTGCATGTGGGAAGTTTAGCGGCGGTTATGATCTATTTCCGCAAAGAGGTTGTCGCCTTATTTACGGCTTGGATAGCGTCCATGTTTAAGGGGGATCGTAGCCCAGAAGCAAAACTCGCTTGGTTGATCATTGTCGCTACCTTGCCTGCAGGTATTCTTGGCTTTGTGCTGGATGATTTCATTGATGCGTATTTGCGCTCTGCGTATGTCATCGCGTGTACCACCATTGTGTTTGGTTTATTGCTATGGTGGGCTGATAAAACCTCACGTCTTGAATACAACGAGTACCAAGCGACATGGAAAAAAGCCTTGATCATTGGTTTTGCACAAGCGGCAGCCATGATTCCGGGTACCTCACGATCTGGCGCCACCATGACAGCAGCACTGTTCCTTGGTTTTAATCGTGAAGCGGCAGCACGTTTTTCTTTCTTGATGTCGATGCCAATTATCTTAGCCGCAGGTGGATACCTAGGTGCAAAAACAGTGGCAACTGGGGCGACCATCGCTATGATGCCACTCCTCGTCGGTATCTTTGTCTCGTTCGCAAGTGCTTATGCATGTATTCATCTCTTCTTAAAGCTTGTGACCCGTGTCGGCATGTTACCTTTTGTCATCTATCGCTTAGCTCTGGGTGTCTTCTTAATGGGCTTTCTCCTTTTAGGTAGTTAA
- the folK gene encoding 2-amino-4-hydroxy-6-hydroxymethyldihydropteridine diphosphokinase, which translates to MTRVFISVGSNIEREKHVRLGCEALASLGVSLRFSTLYEAESVGYQGANYFNFIVEMETSLSLDRLLGALKAIEQRYEPEVQQQGYRQRCLDLDVILYGQETSVSPYPLPRNDLFKFAFVLLPMSELAPELLVPGHSKTLLELWQSLSLQPPMQTQSLQAVDWDFYNNKEK; encoded by the coding sequence GTGACACGTGTATTCATCAGTGTTGGTAGCAACATTGAGCGAGAAAAACATGTCAGATTAGGTTGCGAAGCGCTAGCGTCATTGGGTGTGTCGCTGCGTTTCTCTACTTTATATGAGGCTGAATCTGTTGGGTATCAGGGGGCGAACTATTTCAACTTTATTGTTGAAATGGAAACGTCACTCTCGCTTGATAGATTACTCGGCGCATTGAAAGCCATTGAACAACGTTATGAGCCAGAAGTGCAACAGCAGGGCTATCGACAACGTTGCTTAGATCTTGATGTCATTTTGTATGGTCAAGAAACTTCGGTATCGCCTTACCCGCTTCCCCGCAACGATCTGTTTAAATTCGCTTTTGTTTTGTTACCAATGAGTGAGCTCGCGCCGGAACTTTTGGTGCCGGGTCACTCTAAGACTCTACTAGAACTATGGCAGTCCCTCTCTCTGCAGCCTCCGATGCAAACACAGTCATTACAGGCAGTTGATTGGGACTTTTACAACAATAAGGAAAAATAA
- the folB gene encoding dihydroneopterin aldolase yields MDCVFIEQLEVITTIGVYDWEQEIKQKLVLDIEMAHDNRPAGKSDDVVDALDYASVSQAVTDHVTNGRFLLVERVAEEVAALIQQKFSVPWVKIRLTKPGAVVNARGVGVVIERGQRA; encoded by the coding sequence ATGGATTGCGTTTTTATTGAACAACTTGAAGTTATCACAACAATTGGTGTGTATGACTGGGAGCAAGAGATCAAGCAAAAGTTGGTGCTTGATATTGAGATGGCACACGATAACCGCCCAGCGGGTAAGAGTGATGATGTTGTCGATGCATTGGATTATGCCAGTGTGAGTCAAGCCGTGACTGACCACGTCACGAATGGGCGCTTTTTATTGGTAGAACGTGTTGCGGAAGAAGTCGCGGCATTGATTCAGCAAAAATTCAGTGTGCCTTGGGTGAAAATTCGTCTTACTAAGCCCGGCGCCGTCGTGAATGCGCGCGGTGTGGGTGTTGTTATTGAACGCGGGCAACGCGCGTGA
- the plsY gene encoding glycerol-3-phosphate 1-O-acyltransferase PlsY, with amino-acid sequence MTASVFLIIIAAYLLGSVSSAVLICRLYGLPDPRETGSGNPGATNVLRMGGKSAALLVLICDILKGMLPVWGSYFIGLNPLYLGFIGIAACLGHIYPIFFHFKGGKGVATALGALAPIGADLTGLLIAVWLAVVAASGFSSLGSVVTALLAPLCTWFFKPEYTMAVSMLSCLILWRHSENIARLIKGKESKIWHKFDKKRKQEESTG; translated from the coding sequence ATGACGGCATCGGTATTTCTGATTATCATCGCAGCTTACTTACTGGGTTCTGTATCCAGTGCGGTGCTAATTTGTCGTCTGTACGGTTTACCCGATCCTCGCGAAACAGGTTCTGGCAACCCTGGCGCGACCAACGTACTGCGTATGGGTGGAAAAAGCGCCGCCCTCTTGGTACTCATTTGCGACATATTGAAAGGCATGTTGCCCGTTTGGGGAAGCTACTTTATTGGCTTGAACCCGCTTTATCTTGGCTTTATCGGTATTGCCGCTTGCCTCGGCCATATCTACCCTATCTTCTTTCATTTTAAAGGTGGGAAAGGTGTTGCAACGGCACTGGGTGCGCTGGCACCTATCGGTGCTGACTTAACGGGCTTATTGATCGCCGTTTGGCTTGCTGTTGTTGCTGCAAGTGGTTTCTCTTCCCTCGGCTCCGTTGTCACCGCGCTACTTGCACCGCTTTGTACTTGGTTCTTTAAACCGGAGTACACCATGGCCGTCTCCATGCTGTCATGCCTTATCTTATGGCGACACAGTGAAAACATCGCCCGCTTGATTAAAGGTAAAGAAAGCAAGATTTGGCATAAGTTTGATAAGAAAAGAAAGCAAGAAGAGTCGACGGGATAA
- the tsaD gene encoding tRNA (adenosine(37)-N6)-threonylcarbamoyltransferase complex transferase subunit TsaD: MRILGIETSCDETGIAIYDDEKGLLAHQLYSQVKLHADYGGVVPELASRDHVKKTIPLIQAALKQANLTKDDIDGVAFTAGPGLVGALLVGATIGRSIAYAWDVPAVPVHHMEGHLLAPMLEDDVPEFPFVALLVSGGHTLLVDVKEIGEYTILGESIDDAAGEAFDKTAKLMGLDYPGGPRLAKLAEHGTEGRFTFPRPMTDRPGLDFSFSGLKTFAANTIRANEDDEQTRADIAFAFQQAVVDTLAIKCKRALKETGRKRLVIAGGVSANVYLREQLAEMMTKMNGKVYYPRNEFCTDNGAMIAYAGMQRLKNGEVLDLGVKAYPRWPLDQLTPVSVSK, translated from the coding sequence ATGCGAATTCTCGGCATTGAAACGTCTTGTGATGAGACGGGCATCGCCATTTATGATGATGAAAAAGGCTTACTGGCACATCAACTTTACAGTCAAGTTAAGCTACACGCTGATTATGGGGGCGTTGTTCCTGAGTTAGCATCACGTGATCATGTGAAAAAAACGATTCCCTTGATTCAGGCTGCACTGAAGCAAGCGAATTTAACCAAAGATGATATCGATGGTGTCGCATTTACTGCGGGGCCTGGGTTGGTGGGCGCGTTACTGGTGGGCGCGACCATCGGACGCAGTATCGCTTACGCATGGGATGTGCCTGCGGTACCTGTCCATCATATGGAAGGACACTTGCTGGCACCTATGCTAGAAGATGATGTCCCCGAGTTCCCTTTTGTGGCGCTACTTGTTTCGGGTGGTCATACCTTGTTGGTCGATGTGAAAGAGATTGGTGAGTACACCATCTTGGGTGAGTCCATTGACGATGCCGCGGGTGAAGCGTTTGACAAAACGGCGAAGTTAATGGGATTGGATTACCCGGGCGGTCCACGGCTTGCTAAGTTAGCCGAGCATGGTACTGAAGGGCGTTTTACTTTTCCTCGTCCAATGACAGATCGTCCAGGGCTTGATTTCAGTTTTTCAGGCCTAAAGACATTTGCGGCGAATACCATTCGCGCCAATGAAGATGATGAACAGACACGCGCAGATATTGCCTTTGCCTTTCAGCAAGCGGTTGTCGATACTTTGGCGATAAAATGTAAGCGTGCATTGAAAGAGACAGGCCGTAAACGCTTGGTGATTGCGGGTGGTGTGAGTGCGAATGTGTATTTACGCGAGCAGCTCGCCGAGATGATGACCAAAATGAACGGTAAAGTGTATTACCCGCGTAATGAATTCTGTACCGATAACGGTGCGATGATCGCTTATGCAGGTATGCAGCGCCTAAAGAACGGCGAAGTGCTCGATCTTGGCGTGAAAGCGTATCCGCGCTGGCCTCTTGATCAACTGACACCCGTTAGTGTGAGCAAGTAA
- the rpsU gene encoding 30S ribosomal protein S21, whose amino-acid sequence MPVIKVRENEPFDVALRRFKRSCEKAGILSEVRRREHYEKPTTVRKRAKAAAVKRHLKKLARENARRVRLY is encoded by the coding sequence ATGCCAGTAATCAAAGTACGTGAAAACGAACCGTTTGACGTAGCACTACGTCGTTTCAAGCGCTCTTGCGAAAAAGCAGGTATCCTTTCAGAAGTTCGCCGTCGCGAGCACTATGAGAAGCCAACCACTGTACGTAAGCGTGCTAAAGCAGCAGCGGTTAAGCGTCACCTGAAAAAATTGGCTCGTGAAAACGCGCGTCGCGTTCGTCTGTACTAA